The DNA region GATGGGTGAAAAAGATCTATATTATCACCATTCACCCCGGAAATTTTGGGATAATATCACCATAACCTCCCATTTTAAAAAATCATCCTCTCTGCCTTGTTATGTATCATCCAATTGAAATGAGAATGTTATGGTGAATATTTTATCTTATCTTGAAAAATTGATCCAAACCATAAAACCAAAAATTCTGCCATAAGCTTCATATCCTAACCGGGAAACAATCCATGACCAAAAAAGTCCTCGGTTAGGATTACAAGCTAAGATTAGATTAAAATGCTTTTTTTTAAATTTTAAGAGTTGTAATCGTGAATTGTTAAGTAACTAAAATCATGATAATTGTTCTAGTAACTTTCTATATGTCCGATATCTAAATAATAAATTCATCATCAATTGGCAAATATTTAATTATATGAAACTTCACTATAGTTAATACATAATTTGTATTTTAATTTGAATAATTAAACAGCAGTAATGAAATAAAAAAAGATTGATATAAACCTGTTGTTTTATTTGTTACCCGAGAATATTTGTTTGTATTTAAAAAAGGTTATATTTAAAAAGAATCTGTGCCTTAAAAAAAAATCAGTACTAGATCTATTTACTATTCACTTGATTATTAACCCCAAAGGAGATTGGTTAATTTGAATGAAAAAGATTTAACTTCAACCCCTGCCAAGGAAAACCTTAAGGTAGGTGTTTTCCTGTGCCGCTGCGGTGGTAACATCTCAGATAACGTGGATATGGAAAAACTCCACTCCTCCTTAGATGCCACAGTAGTGGAAGAATTCGAGAACCTGTGCTCAATAAATGGCCGTAAACTCATCCGAGATTCCATTATCGACAGAGACCTTGATCGGGTGGTGGTGGCGGCATGTTCACCTATTACCCATGAAAAAACATTCCAGAAGTATGTTAAACCCCTCAACCCCTACCTTATGCAGATGGCCAACATCCGTGAGCAGTGCTCTTGGGTACACTCTGATAAAGGAAAAACCACAGACAAAGCCATTTCCTTAACCAGTGCAGCCATTGAAAAGGCAAAGTGCTCAGAACCCATCGACCCGTTACTGCGACGTACAAAAAAAAGTGTGGCAGTTATTGGTGGGGGCATATCTGGAATAACCACTGCCCTTTCACTGGCCCGGCAGGGAATAAAGACCCGGATCATTGAAGAAAGATCCACCATTGGTGGATCCATGGTGAAGATTGGTAAGGTCTTCTCCCCGGAGAAACTGGCCGAAGAATGTGCCATGTGCCTTTTAAACCCACTGGTAAACGAGGCCGTGGAAAACAAAAATATAGAAATTTTAACCAAAACCAAACTCTTAAGGGCTGAGCGCAGAGCAGGAAATTTCAATTTAATAGTGGAGAAGAAACCCGGTTTTGTGAAAGCCGAGCGTTGCATTGCTTGTGGAAGCTGTGCCGAGGTTTGTCCCGTGGAAGTGCCCAACTCCTGGAATGAAAATATGACCATCCGCAAAGCCATTTACAAATCATTCCCCCAGGCAGTTCCTGATGTATATACTATTGATGAAGAAAACTGCATCCGCTGTGGAACCTGTCAGGAAACTTGTAAAATGGATGCCATTGATTTTTCCATGGAAACTGAAGTCCTGCCCCTTAACGTGGGATCGGTAATTGTAGCCACTGGCCATAACCGGTTTGAACTGTCCAAAAGACCAGAATATGGATATGGAAGGTTCCCAGATGTGATTTCCCAGATGGAACTGGCACGGATCACCGGGGTAAATGGTCCCACCGAAGGGCAGCTACTGCGACCCTCCAATGGCCAGGTCCCCCAGAGAGTGGTGATGATACAGTGTGTGGGCTCCCGTGATGATAAACCAGATGGTAATCCCTACTGTTCCAAGGTATGCTGTATGGTGGCCATGAAGCACGCCAACGTTATAAAACATTACTACCCTGAAACCGAAGTCATAATCTGTTACACCGATATGAGAACTCCGGGAATGTATGAAAAGTACATGCGCTACGGTCAGGATAAAGGTATCAAATTGATACGGGGCCGGGCCGGTGAAGTTACCTGGAAAAATGAAAAATTAGTGGTCCGGGTGGAGGAAAGTCTGGAAAAAACTCCACTGGAAATAGAAACAGACATGGTTGTTTTGTCCGAGGCTATTGAACCTTCCGAGGGCACCAAAGAGGTTGCAGAATTACTGAATGTGGGTTTAACTGAGGACCTGTTCATCAGAGAGAGTCACCCCAAAATAAAACCAGTCACCACTGATGTGGAAGGTGTTTACGTTTGTGGAACTGCCCAGGGACCTAAAGATATTACCGACAGTGTTTCCCAGGCCAATGCTGCCGCAGCCAAAGTGGCAGAACTGATGAATGGTAACCTGGAGGTGGAACCATTCGTAGCTACCATCAACACCTCTCGATGTAATCTATGCAAAAAATGTATGGATACCTGTAAGTACAAGGCATTCTATATCCAGGAAGATAACCTGGCCATTGACCCCATTGCCTGTAAGGGATGCGGTATCTGTCTTTCTCAGTGTCCAGAAGAAGCCATCAGTATCCAGGGAAATGCTGATGAAAAATTATTCGGTATCATATCCGGTATTCTTAAAAACAAAAAGGATGGTGAACGTATAATACTCACCTTCCTGGACAGTGTGGGATATCTGGCTGCGGATAACATGGGAATAAATAAAATAACCTATCCCGAATCTATCCGGATAATCAAAGTTCCCTCATCGAATCGTTTGATGATGAAACACATCCTGTACGCTCTTGAAAATGGTGCAGACGGCATATTCTTAGGGGAGTATCCTGATGATCTCATGTATCCCCATCTTAAAGAAAAAGTCAAACAATTAAAACAAGTTTTAGAAGAGAAAAATATCAATCCCAACCGTCTGACCATTCACCGAGTGTACATACCCTACTTCCGGGGATTGGCCAATAAGTTAACCATCTTTGATCAGGAAATCAGTTCTCTGGATCAACAACATAAGAGGGAAGATAGTAGTGCGAAGGTTCTGGATGAACCTCTTGAATAAATTTCAACTCAAAAACATCTTCCTTTTTTATCTTCTTTTCTAGATATCCTAATTTTTGAAGAACCGGGACAAAATCCAGGGTGGATCTTATATATTCTTCCGGTAGACTGGCACAGTACCGGGGAGAGATCTGGAAGGTTTCCAGTATAAATTCCACATCAATGCCACCCAGCTCACCAGCAGCTACTTCTGCAGCATCATGTGGCTGATTACGTATAAAATTACAGGCAGCTTCATGTTCAGTTAAAAAATTTTTTATAAAATCTGGATCTTGGTTTAGGAGCTCTTCACGAACCACAATCCCGTAACTGGGATTGTAGGGCCACAATTTGCTGGGAGGAATTATCAGTTTGGAATTTATCTCCCGAGAAGCAACCGTGGCCAGTGCTGGTGTACCCAGGCCAGCAGCTATTTCACCAGTTTGTATGGCACTGGGTATGAAATCTGCCCAGGGATAATTGATGATGGATATATCCCGATCCTGAATGAGGTCTCGTATTATAACATCATGGATAGACCCCTGTGCCGGAGTTCCAATATTTCTACCTTCAAACTGTTTTAATACATTATCCAAATTGTTTAAATCATCAAAAGAAGAGAATGAATCTCTAGAAATCATAACGGTACCTTCCACATGACCTCCAGCCACACATTTGAGTTTTAGTCCTTTATCAATCCCGATCATTACTGGAGGGAGACCTATATATCCTAGATCTATTTCACCACTTTTAAAGGCTTCCATCATTGCCGGGCCTGTGGGAAATAGGGTCCAATCAAGATCACCCCCTATACTGTCAAGGAACTTATTATCCGGACTTTTTAAAATAAAGGAAGTGTGATAGATAGTGGAAAGATACCCGATATTCAAATTTAACCACCGGCCAGAGTCTGGAATATAACTATTTCATCATCATCTTTTACTGGGGAACTCAGACCACCGGTTCCTCTAATGTCATTTCCGTTGATGAGTATTTTAACGAAATCCTTTACTTTGCCCTCATCATCAGTGATGGTGGTTTTGAAGTCTTTTCCTTTAAGTTTAGTGTCCAGACTGTCAATCAAACCGGATACTTCACCATCATATTCAATTATCAGAGATTTTTCTCCAGTTATATCTGCTAGATTTGATAAAAATTTTATTTCAGGCATGTTTTTCCTCCAATGTATTGGTTTTTTAAAGTCATACTCAGGTAAGTACAACTACTTATATAACTATTGTTATATAACTATTGTTAACTTATAAAAATTAGTATATAAAACTTTTGGGTTTAGGAAATTCCTCTAAAAAGAGGAAAACACATGGAATAAATCTGATTAAATGTAAAAGAAATTAAATGTTTATCACAAATAAAGGTGTTAGTAAATGTCCATAAAAGTAGCAGTTGCCAGCAGTGATGGCAAATATATCAATCAGCATTTTGGAATGGCTTCACAATTTTTAATTTTCCAGTTAGATGATAATGGAACCCATAAATTCCTGGAATTACGAGAAAACAAACCGGCCTGCAGTACGGAGGGTCACAGTGAATTATCCATGGAAAAAAGTGTTAAACTAATATCTGACTGCCAAGCAGTACTTGCCGGCCAAATTGGTCCTGGAGCCATCGATATACTGCTGAAAAATAACATAGACCCCTACATAGCACCAACATTTATCGAAGATGCATTAGAACAACTGACAGAAATTAGAAAAAAGAAAAAAGACTGATTATTGGAGATTTTAGGATTAATAGATAATTTTATAATGGATAATTCTATAAAGTCTCGATTTAAAAGAAAAACAAATCGCTATTTCCATTGTGATATCGGTAGGTCAAATTGGACCAGACACTTGGAATAAACTCTTAAAGAAGATTAAACCCTTTAATTATACCTTTTTTACAAAAATAATGATTTTAAAATACTCAACTGAATATACAAGTAAATGAAAAGTCGAATCATTGTATCTTTAGTTTCAGTAGCTATTTTTCAAGGATCTATCCTGATTTAACGATCGTTAACTATTTATACTAAATCAATTGTTTAACAATTGTTATATAACGATCGTTATTAGATCGTTTTAGCCGCTCTTCGATCCAGGCATCGTTGTATACCAAGAAGAAATAGGAGGAAATTAAGTGAGCCCAGATAAAAAGAGCCCAGATGAAGCAATCGATCTGAGTAAGAACACATGCCCCAACCGGGAGCATCGAGCCCATGGTACCAATGTATACTATGGAAAAGCAAGCCAACTGTTAAAAGACGCCAAAGAAGGAAACGTGAAATGTTCCGAAAGAAAATTTCAGCAGTCTGGAGGCTGTGTGCTTAACTTTTACCTTTCAAACAGAGTGACAACAATCCGTGACGCCGTTGTGATATTCAACGCACCAGTCGGTTGTTCTGCAGGTGCACTTGGTTACCGTGAATTATTCCGTGGTGTGCCTGTTGAGTTAGGAAGACCGGCACAATACAATGTTAACTGGCTTACAACCAACCTACAGCAAAATGATGTTGTTTATGGTGCTGGTCAAAAGTTAAAAGAAACGATACTGGAAGCTGAACGGAGATACTCTCCCAAAGCCATTTTCATACTCACATCATGTACCACTGGAATCATTGGAGAGGATATTGAAGGAAGTGTAAACGGAGTTCAACCCCAAGTGAAAGCAAAAATTGTGCCTATTCACTGTGAAGGCGTGCGCTCCAGACTGGTACAAACAGGATATGATGCATTTTGGCATGCCGTGCTAAAATATCTGGTAAGGGAACCTCAGGAAAAACAGGAAGATCTGGTTAATGTAGCCAGTATGCTCTCTTACACCTGGCAGGACCGACTGGAGATAAAAAGACTTCTGGGGAAGGTCGGATTGAGGGTGAACTTCATTCCAGAATTTGCAACAGTTGAACAGTTTGAACAACTCTCAGAAGCAGCTTTAACCGCACCCATCTGCCCAACTTATACAGACTACATCTCCAGAGGCCTTAAAAAGAAATATGGAGTACCATACTTCCTTTACCCATCCCCAACTGGAATAACCAATACTGATGGGTGGTTACGCGAGATCGGGAAGTACACTGGAAAAGAAGACGAAATAGAGGAACTCATAGCTGAAGAACACCAAACATGGGTACCAAAAATGGAGGCAATACAAGAAGAATTCTTGAAACTACGTAAAGATGGTGAAAAGGTCAGAATTTTAGGATCCCTGGGCCAAGGGAGGTTAGTTAACCAGTTACCCTTCTTCGATGAATTAGGACTTCAAGCTCCGGCCGCCATGAGCCAGGACTTTGACGATCTTCTGATTGACCAGCTAGATGATATTGTGGAAAAAATGGGTGATTTCGATATAATGGTTAACACATTCCAGGCAGCAGAACAAGCCAACGTTACCACCAATCTGGACCCCGATCTAACCCTCACCTGCCCATTCCAGGGAGGCACATGGGAACGTGATAACAATGTCACCAGAATACACTCCTTAAGAGGAGACGCAGATCCCTGGAGCGCTCAAAGCGGATATGCTGGTGCAGTAGCATTTGGTAACTTCCTGTTACAATCCTTTAAAAACAAGTCCTACCAGAAGACATTGAGCGAAAAAACACCACGAAGCTACAAGGACTGGTGGTATGAACAGCCTGATCCACTGTACTACCTTGAAAAGGGGAAATAAACATGACTGAAAACAGATTACAAAGCAAACAGGGAACTTATACACTGGAAAATCCCGGTAAACATACCTTGGAAGCACCAAGGTTCAGCTGCTCCTTGGCTGGAGCTTACGGAACCACCTTAGGAATCCGTGGAGGAATACCTATTCTACATTCGGGAGCAGGATGTGGTGTAGGCCAACTCTTTGGAACCCTTTATGCCGGTGGGCAGGGAGCAGGTGGTAAC from Methanobacterium formicicum includes:
- the hdrA gene encoding ferredoxin:CoB-CoM heterodisulfide reductase subunit HdrA codes for the protein MNEKDLTSTPAKENLKVGVFLCRCGGNISDNVDMEKLHSSLDATVVEEFENLCSINGRKLIRDSIIDRDLDRVVVAACSPITHEKTFQKYVKPLNPYLMQMANIREQCSWVHSDKGKTTDKAISLTSAAIEKAKCSEPIDPLLRRTKKSVAVIGGGISGITTALSLARQGIKTRIIEERSTIGGSMVKIGKVFSPEKLAEECAMCLLNPLVNEAVENKNIEILTKTKLLRAERRAGNFNLIVEKKPGFVKAERCIACGSCAEVCPVEVPNSWNENMTIRKAIYKSFPQAVPDVYTIDEENCIRCGTCQETCKMDAIDFSMETEVLPLNVGSVIVATGHNRFELSKRPEYGYGRFPDVISQMELARITGVNGPTEGQLLRPSNGQVPQRVVMIQCVGSRDDKPDGNPYCSKVCCMVAMKHANVIKHYYPETEVIICYTDMRTPGMYEKYMRYGQDKGIKLIRGRAGEVTWKNEKLVVRVEESLEKTPLEIETDMVVLSEAIEPSEGTKEVAELLNVGLTEDLFIRESHPKIKPVTTDVEGVYVCGTAQGPKDITDSVSQANAAAAKVAELMNGNLEVEPFVATINTSRCNLCKKCMDTCKYKAFYIQEDNLAIDPIACKGCGICLSQCPEEAISIQGNADEKLFGIISGILKNKKDGERIILTFLDSVGYLAADNMGINKITYPESIRIIKVPSSNRLMMKHILYALENGADGIFLGEYPDDLMYPHLKEKVKQLKQVLEEKNINPNRLTIHRVYIPYFRGLANKLTIFDQEISSLDQQHKREDSSAKVLDEPLE
- a CDS encoding ABC transporter substrate-binding protein gives rise to the protein MNIGYLSTIYHTSFILKSPDNKFLDSIGGDLDWTLFPTGPAMMEAFKSGEIDLGYIGLPPVMIGIDKGLKLKCVAGGHVEGTVMISRDSFSSFDDLNNLDNVLKQFEGRNIGTPAQGSIHDVIIRDLIQDRDISIINYPWADFIPSAIQTGEIAAGLGTPALATVASREINSKLIIPPSKLWPYNPSYGIVVREELLNQDPDFIKNFLTEHEAACNFIRNQPHDAAEVAAGELGGIDVEFILETFQISPRYCASLPEEYIRSTLDFVPVLQKLGYLEKKIKKEDVFELKFIQEVHPEPSHYYLPSYVVDPEN
- a CDS encoding MoaD/ThiS family protein, whose protein sequence is MPEIKFLSNLADITGEKSLIIEYDGEVSGLIDSLDTKLKGKDFKTTITDDEGKVKDFVKILINGNDIRGTGGLSSPVKDDDEIVIFQTLAGG
- a CDS encoding NifB/NifX family molybdenum-iron cluster-binding protein, with the translated sequence MSIKVAVASSDGKYINQHFGMASQFLIFQLDDNGTHKFLELRENKPACSTEGHSELSMEKSVKLISDCQAVLAGQIGPGAIDILLKNNIDPYIAPTFIEDALEQLTEIRKKKKD
- a CDS encoding nitrogenase component 1: MSPDKKSPDEAIDLSKNTCPNREHRAHGTNVYYGKASQLLKDAKEGNVKCSERKFQQSGGCVLNFYLSNRVTTIRDAVVIFNAPVGCSAGALGYRELFRGVPVELGRPAQYNVNWLTTNLQQNDVVYGAGQKLKETILEAERRYSPKAIFILTSCTTGIIGEDIEGSVNGVQPQVKAKIVPIHCEGVRSRLVQTGYDAFWHAVLKYLVREPQEKQEDLVNVASMLSYTWQDRLEIKRLLGKVGLRVNFIPEFATVEQFEQLSEAALTAPICPTYTDYISRGLKKKYGVPYFLYPSPTGITNTDGWLREIGKYTGKEDEIEELIAEEHQTWVPKMEAIQEEFLKLRKDGEKVRILGSLGQGRLVNQLPFFDELGLQAPAAMSQDFDDLLIDQLDDIVEKMGDFDIMVNTFQAAEQANVTTNLDPDLTLTCPFQGGTWERDNNVTRIHSLRGDADPWSAQSGYAGAVAFGNFLLQSFKNKSYQKTLSEKTPRSYKDWWYEQPDPLYYLEKGK